In one Desulfoferula mesophila genomic region, the following are encoded:
- a CDS encoding DUF1638 domain-containing protein, producing MNPDHPRLGGARVLACRVFQPELTSLGVQDDQVRYLDQGLHRYPDQLRQELGRSLAELEEDPGVERVILGYGFCGGGMQGLKASRASLVLPLVHDCVPLLLGDAQANPCVGCGGTFYLTPGWIDHGQTPYSEYFVTKERFGHEDALWVGEQMLAGYHRVALVDTGVGLLARHRRYAKDMARLFGLAYEEQRGHRDWLSRLLGGAPGPGLTVLPPGQAVDIGLYPQASSSCGKSGSDA from the coding sequence GTGAACCCCGACCATCCCCGCTTGGGCGGCGCCAGGGTTCTGGCCTGCCGGGTTTTCCAGCCGGAGTTGACCAGCCTGGGGGTGCAGGATGACCAGGTCCGTTACCTGGACCAGGGCCTCCACCGCTACCCGGACCAGTTGCGCCAGGAACTGGGACGCTCCCTGGCCGAGCTAGAGGAAGACCCCGGGGTGGAGAGGGTGATCCTGGGATACGGCTTTTGCGGAGGCGGGATGCAGGGCCTCAAGGCGTCGCGGGCTTCCCTGGTCCTGCCCCTGGTGCATGACTGCGTGCCCCTGCTGTTGGGCGACGCCCAGGCCAATCCCTGCGTGGGCTGCGGCGGCACCTTCTACCTCACTCCCGGCTGGATAGACCACGGCCAGACCCCCTACAGCGAATACTTCGTGACCAAGGAGCGCTTCGGACACGAAGATGCCCTATGGGTGGGTGAGCAGATGCTTGCAGGGTATCATCGGGTCGCCTTGGTGGACACCGGGGTGGGCCTGCTGGCTCGTCACCGGCGCTACGCCAAGGACATGGCCCGGCTTTTCGGGCTGGCCTACGAGGAACAGCGGGGCCATCGGGACTGGCTCAGCCGCCTTCTGGGCGGGGCGCCGGGGCCGGGCCTGACGGTGCTTCCCCCCGGCCAGGCGGTGGATATCGGACTTTATCCCCAGGCCTCTTCGTCGTGCGGAAAAAGCGGGAGTGATGCCTGA
- a CDS encoding sulfite exporter TauE/SafE family protein, protein MPEHLAMALIFLVSGFTMSFAGFGFAMVSVPLLALLLPIKDAVALQFPYCLVLFLYQAWHYRRHFSWEPLRPLVLGSALGLAVGTFLLYSLPDLALKRALAGFIAVVVVFSALPAGRVLAARYAHSPWWGRFCGFLSGSFLGAYTIGGPQAAVYIMSVTDDPRQAKSLLATFFSAQFVLMTLVYAAGGMFSWPVLRGTLAYSPAVALGSVLGFWAFSKASNRLYRYVVLAMLLVTAVALWWRA, encoded by the coding sequence ATGCCTGAGCATTTGGCCATGGCCCTGATTTTCCTGGTCAGCGGCTTTACCATGAGCTTCGCCGGCTTTGGTTTCGCCATGGTCTCGGTGCCGCTTTTGGCCCTTCTGTTGCCCATCAAGGACGCGGTGGCCCTGCAATTCCCCTATTGCCTGGTTCTGTTCCTCTACCAGGCCTGGCACTACCGTCGGCACTTTTCCTGGGAGCCCCTGCGTCCCCTGGTATTGGGATCGGCCCTGGGCCTGGCCGTGGGCACCTTCCTGCTCTACAGCCTACCCGACCTGGCGCTCAAAAGGGCCTTGGCCGGATTCATCGCCGTGGTGGTGGTGTTCAGCGCGTTGCCCGCGGGCCGGGTCCTGGCCGCGCGCTATGCCCACAGCCCCTGGTGGGGTCGCTTTTGCGGCTTTCTCAGCGGATCGTTCCTGGGGGCCTACACCATCGGCGGCCCCCAGGCGGCCGTTTACATCATGTCGGTGACTGATGATCCCCGCCAGGCCAAGAGCCTGCTGGCCACCTTTTTCAGCGCCCAGTTCGTTCTGATGACCCTGGTATACGCGGCGGGAGGGATGTTCTCCTGGCCGGTGCTGCGAGGGACCCTTGCCTATAGTCCCGCGGTGGCCTTGGGCTCGGTGTTGGGCTTCTGGGCCTTTTCCAAGGCCTCCAACCGGCTATACCGCTACGTGGTGCTGGCCATGCTGCTGGTCACCGCTGTGGCCCTGTGGTGGCGGGCCTAG
- a CDS encoding sigma 54-interacting transcriptional regulator, with protein MPRQKNLELKTRTRPVARATFLLYAALILAALLIGYVSYNYSFAMMEKSYQTFYLNKAQLIVHAVNNIQNASDGEFLQALNRYWEGAGNRPADEYICVVDQKGKLLLHTAHPNSVGNYAGDNPILDGSTTDPKKLCDLVVAQADYAGKYISSEGKDQIAAFSAIPGRKWMLGVHRSRSALYTEIKDGFRPLLIGFISVCGILMPVFLFLLFRTYSGAQRKQLSYEHALRESEQRYQSLVDTMPQGMCRTDRQGKLTFANRALLKNLGKSLESCLGKSLPQLYPGGVADKLVDDELEVLSSGHTLDVIYEYRPADGGPPRFVESVRHPVYDAERAIVGVQSIFWDVTDRKLAEEDLKCTKAQLETVLQSVPSGIFAVDQDCRFTIVNQQAEKLMDFDAAEALGQPASKFIPDTKLHRVLKTGKLEMGKPFTHNQRTFLVSRSPIMEQGNIIGAVSVFQDESELEAVQRQLEELRRLNDELSSLIENSHDGILITDTDQVLTVNPSFGRITGLAPSTLEGRDISGLDSERHVCMAVMQAVFRHVKSHRSSITMRRKLKSGNEIFVTGNPVLDKFGQVVRVVMNVRDVTELHSLGERLKMLSLACLEDGPDSAGPEATYGIVAESPATRNLLDLAVRVAQVDSTVLLSGESGAGKDVLAKLIHNLSKRHDQPFVSLNCGAIPEHLLESELFGYEKGAFSGADRYGKPGLLEEAAGGTVFLDEVGELPLNLQVKLLKVLQEQRCRRLGSVKTVDLDIRILAATNRDLKQMVAEGQFREDLFYRLYVVPIEVPPLRERRQDILPLALRFLKTYNKKYEVSRTLGHELLRVLETYHWPGNVRELQNVIERLVVTADADVLEPRHLPRNMNQSQEEAQAPIVWVTEGMKLREARDEVEKQLIQKALAQTKNTREAAKLLGVTHSTVVRKAQKYDLAIDGGTTLH; from the coding sequence ATGCCTAGACAAAAAAATCTTGAGTTGAAAACCCGCACCCGGCCGGTGGCCCGGGCCACTTTTTTGCTCTACGCGGCACTTATCCTGGCCGCTCTGCTCATCGGCTACGTCAGCTACAACTACTCCTTCGCCATGATGGAAAAGAGCTACCAGACCTTCTATCTGAACAAGGCCCAACTCATCGTGCACGCGGTGAACAACATCCAAAACGCCTCGGACGGCGAGTTCCTGCAGGCCTTGAACCGATATTGGGAGGGGGCGGGCAACCGCCCGGCCGACGAGTACATCTGCGTGGTGGATCAAAAGGGCAAACTCTTGCTGCACACCGCCCACCCCAACTCGGTGGGCAACTACGCCGGCGACAACCCCATCTTGGACGGCAGCACCACCGACCCTAAAAAGCTCTGCGATCTGGTGGTGGCCCAGGCCGATTATGCGGGAAAATATATCTCCAGCGAAGGCAAGGACCAGATCGCGGCCTTTTCGGCCATTCCCGGCCGCAAATGGATGTTGGGGGTGCACCGTTCCCGCTCGGCCCTGTACACCGAGATCAAGGACGGCTTTCGCCCCCTGTTGATCGGTTTTATTTCGGTCTGCGGCATCCTCATGCCTGTGTTCTTGTTTCTACTGTTCCGCACTTATAGCGGAGCCCAGCGCAAGCAGCTGAGTTATGAGCACGCCCTGCGCGAGAGCGAGCAGCGCTACCAGTCCCTGGTGGACACCATGCCCCAAGGCATGTGCCGCACCGACCGCCAGGGCAAGCTGACCTTTGCCAACCGCGCCCTGCTGAAAAACCTTGGAAAATCCCTGGAAAGTTGCCTGGGCAAGTCCCTGCCCCAGCTCTATCCCGGTGGCGTGGCTGATAAATTGGTTGACGACGAATTGGAAGTACTGAGCAGCGGCCACACCCTGGACGTGATCTACGAGTACCGGCCCGCCGATGGCGGCCCACCGCGCTTCGTGGAGTCGGTGCGCCACCCGGTGTACGACGCCGAGAGGGCCATCGTGGGGGTGCAGAGCATCTTCTGGGACGTCACCGACCGCAAGCTGGCCGAAGAAGACCTCAAGTGCACCAAGGCCCAGTTGGAGACAGTACTGCAGTCGGTGCCCTCGGGCATCTTCGCGGTGGACCAGGATTGCCGTTTCACCATCGTGAACCAGCAGGCGGAAAAGCTCATGGACTTTGACGCGGCCGAGGCCCTGGGCCAGCCGGCCAGCAAGTTCATACCCGACACCAAGCTCCACCGGGTGCTGAAGACCGGCAAGCTGGAGATGGGCAAGCCCTTTACCCACAACCAGCGCACCTTCCTGGTAAGCCGCAGCCCTATCATGGAACAGGGCAACATCATCGGCGCGGTATCGGTGTTCCAAGACGAGTCCGAGTTGGAGGCGGTGCAGCGTCAACTGGAGGAGTTGCGCAGGCTCAACGACGAGCTGTCCTCGCTCATCGAAAACTCCCACGACGGCATCCTGATCACCGACACCGACCAGGTGCTCACCGTGAACCCCAGCTTCGGGCGCATCACCGGCCTGGCTCCCTCTACCCTGGAGGGCCGCGACATCAGCGGGCTGGATTCCGAGCGCCACGTATGCATGGCCGTGATGCAGGCGGTGTTCCGCCATGTCAAGAGCCACCGCTCCTCCATAACCATGCGGCGCAAGCTCAAAAGCGGCAACGAGATCTTTGTCACCGGCAACCCGGTGCTGGACAAGTTCGGCCAGGTGGTGCGAGTGGTGATGAACGTACGCGACGTCACCGAGCTGCACTCCCTGGGCGAGCGCCTCAAGATGCTTTCCCTGGCCTGTCTGGAGGACGGTCCGGACTCGGCGGGGCCGGAGGCGACCTACGGCATCGTGGCCGAAAGCCCGGCCACCCGCAATCTGTTGGACTTGGCGGTGCGGGTGGCCCAGGTGGACTCCACCGTGTTGTTGAGCGGCGAAAGCGGGGCGGGCAAGGACGTGTTGGCCAAGCTCATTCACAACCTGAGCAAGCGCCACGACCAGCCCTTCGTGTCTCTCAACTGCGGGGCCATTCCCGAGCATCTTTTGGAGAGCGAGCTGTTCGGCTATGAAAAGGGCGCCTTCTCCGGGGCCGACCGCTACGGCAAACCGGGGCTTTTGGAAGAGGCCGCCGGGGGCACCGTGTTTTTGGACGAGGTGGGCGAGCTTCCCTTGAACTTGCAGGTGAAACTCTTGAAGGTCCTGCAGGAGCAGCGTTGCCGCCGCCTGGGCAGCGTCAAGACAGTGGATTTGGACATCCGCATTCTGGCGGCCACCAACCGCGACCTCAAGCAGATGGTGGCCGAAGGGCAGTTCCGCGAGGACCTCTTTTACCGCTTGTATGTGGTGCCTATCGAGGTGCCTCCCTTGCGGGAGCGGCGTCAGGACATCCTGCCCCTGGCCTTGCGCTTTTTAAAGACTTACAACAAGAAGTACGAGGTGAGCCGCACCCTGGGGCACGAATTGCTCCGGGTGTTGGAGACCTACCACTGGCCGGGCAACGTGCGCGAGTTGCAAAACGTCATCGAACGCCTGGTGGTTACCGCCGACGCCGACGTCCTGGAGCCGCGCCATCTGCCCCGCAACATGAACCAAAGCCAAGAAGAGGCTCAGGCGCCCATCGTGTGGGTCACCGAGGGCATGAAGCTGCGCGAGGCCCGCGACGAGGTGGAAAAGCAGCTCATCCAAAAGGCCCTGGCCCAAACCAAGAACACCCGGGAGGCGGCCAAGCTCCTGGGTGTCACCCACTCCACGGTGGTGCGCAAGGCCCAAAAATACGACCTGGCCATAGACGGCGGGACCACCCTGCACTGA